The Styela clava chromosome 11, kaStyClav1.hap1.2, whole genome shotgun sequence genome includes the window GGAGAATCCCAGAAATAGTTCAAAAGCACAAGTGCAAGTCAAATATAGAAAACCTGCATCAGCTAACTGAATTAATTGGAAGTATAGTGAAAGCTGTACGACAAAACCCATGTCATATAGCCAGGCATATCGATTCCTAGACTATCGGTGAATTTCCAAAGCACGTCAATGTAAATAACTCAGCTATTTTTGCATCTgagaaattaggaaataaaTCGATTGAGCTATGCCCGTCCAACCGCTAATGAGCTATCCCAGTCAAGTAAtcagttttttatatttaacccaacatatttccatttttaataGTTTTGAGGAATCACCATTTCTTTCGTTACACATTTGCGAATTGCAATTGGGATATCATATCTCCAATTTCCGACAAAATATTTATGTATCAGAATGAATACTAGGATATGCTCATATTACTACTGATGTAAAATACCAATACCAATTTGTACAACAACAGTTATATCACATCGGAGTTACCTTCGGCGAGTGATAACACAAAAGAAACTTGGGTggcactttggtatgcgatctgtATAATGTGGTATCTGTGTGTATAACGTGATCACAATCGCATAAAGACATTTACATATAATTCGGTTCCTAACCATAACCTAACAAAATCACTGAAATTTCATACCAAAGTAGCACCGGAACTTGTGATCTAACAACTGACGATGGTGGTTGGATggtgagaataaaaaaaattgtgcatAATTTTGTAACACTCTATTTACCTTTGTTCCATAACCACCAAATTGATTGTATTAATACCAATATTCTTTATGACTATTATAAAATGTTCCTGCGTTCTTGAAAGATATTTCAACGACGGACAAGTGGCTCAACGGAATTCTACAGAAATTGGAATGAATACGTAAATGGATTTGGAAACAAAGCTGATGAATATTGGCTTGGTAAGTTTCAAAAATCTTCAGCATAATGACACAATTAATTATTctctttttttcaatattttatctatCTAAAAGGCCTGGAGAATCTTCATCACCTGACACGTTATAATGACTATGAACTTCGTATTGATTTGGAAGATTGGGAAGGAAACaagaaatatgcaaaatattcgtAAAATTCATTTGATTACTTTTTTGATTTACTTAATTCTAAAATCTAACCTATGACATTAATTTTACAGCAATTTCAAAGTAGGAGGACCGAAAACGAAATATACACTTGCCGTTGGAGGATACACTGGAGACGCGGGTGATTCTTTGAGTGGTCACAACGGTCGAAGATTTACGACTAAGGATCAAGACAATGATTCATATTCTGGGAATTGTGCAGTGTCTTTTAAAGGGGCATGATGGTACTCAGGCTGCCATTCAAGCAATTTGAATGGTCATTTTTTCAAAGGAGGAGTCCACAAATCTTACGCAGATGGTGTTGAATGGTCTCCTTGGAAGGGACAGTATTATTCTTTTAAAGTTACGGAAATGAAAATTCGACCAATATAACAATCCATAACGACTACAATAACAGACTTTATATCAACTTTTCGATTACTATTTCGATTACTTACTACAGCAATTCGTCATCTCATCAAATAGGTATATTCGTAAAACATTATCAGTTGATCCTCTTGAATTACATGTATATAACATTACTAATCGTAGCTCTGTCatggtaataaaaatataaattgggTAAAACATGGACTAGATTTACtttgtgttgttttttcttCTTGAAAGCTATCCATCCAGCTGTGTTCgttttcaatttgattgtaAATCGACCACActgaatttatttcatataataaaTCAAAGACAAAGGGGCCAATTTTTCTGCAAAACTCAGCAATGGCGCGATCAACTTACTAAGTCATTGAAATTAAATTGTTCGTCTGTATATAACTCGGTCTTCAGCGTTGACtttgaaaaattaatgaaacagaggagcaatgctcaaatataaggacaTGAAAGCCTAGGCGATTTCCGCTAAAATCTGTCGGATCTATCAAAAgctctaaataaaaaattgcaaattaagTCCGGCCTGCGCAGAAATTCACATCGATaccgataatatctttgtctgACTGGTTACATGTGACGGCAATGTTTGTAGAAATcgcaaaatatcaaatgaaatatcGACATTCACAGTAGAACTCGGAGAAAATATGACGATATAATAGCAATAGCCATTTTGACGCTCAGGCCTTCTTCTAGTAGCCTACTGGCAATTTGAAAACGATTATCAGTTTAGGAAAAAAGCTCACATTTCGTGTCCATCTAGTCTACGATAATGGAGTTCGTTTGTATTTGATTTTCGACCAAATATATATCAGTTGGTTTTGGTGTCGCGACCTGAGCCGTCCACATTTATACACAACTACGTTGTTAGGGGATCTCTTTTTgacaatattttgatatatttaactTCATTTCACAATAAATATCATAAGCATAAATATCAGACGTGTCCTGAACTTTTGTGTGTAAAATGTTCAACATAGAAGTAAATATTATCAATTCCTCGACTGTCTATCTCACTAACGCACAAATGCCCAAGGTTGCAAATGGCCGTGGGTTTGAATGACCGTGGGTGCAAATTGTAGGAGGGCGCTGAAGGTAACATAGGTTTGAATCTACGTGGGTGCGAAGAGTCCAGTAATCTTGCACTCATCCCCATGGGGTTCGAACATGCGAACACACAAAGGGTAATCAGATGTGCAATGTTAGGAACATTTATTCATAAGATAGTAGTTTGAAGGATATATTTGCCAAACATATTTAAATCCTTCAAATCACGTTTCACGTAGCTCCcagttttcaataaatttttccaTCGATAAAGGTAGTGTAGTCTACTTATATGTAGCCTATATATGAATAatgggattttcatattcatcccgggATAATACTATGGTTGAACACTTCAAATATTTCCATGATTatgtcattttgacaaccggggcaagctactgcgggaccaagtcacccccatctacggggacaggatgagcgctctaagttctcccatcattttatgagtataaaaaccattccatcggtaacaaccaatcggcaaaagcgacaatttttacgataagaaagtgtctttaaaaccggtccaagtctagggattaataaataaagacatagtttattttgaaacctctttcaaaaggaaaggcaatatttacccagataaatacaatgacatattaacagaaacttcgggaaagcagacaaaacctaaaataaggtttgaaacgttactatgaagaaaggaaaggtaatgcaaagataagggcatgcgtcgctcactcatagatatatatgctgctagacttctactgcttgaacatatatgcaacacgccgcggtttcttggaagcaaaatgctcaataacgcgctgattaaagtcatgcatcccagaaataacgtctctgtgaatggataaaacagccaaggaatttaatctatcttgcttcattgtgtttctgagatacgttttaatacgcttcagcgtgctgaatgttcgctctgcgtcggcggaagaaataggcgtcgtcaaaatgatgtccagaaattttgcagacgccgcaaaggtagtgactagagtgttatctatgaagaacccatagagcgcgcaagttgatgtgatgttcaaaaaagtttgattggtgtatatacatcgcaattcattttccaatttacccacgtttatcatggggtaaaatttggagacagtagccaacaaatggatgggaaattgacgtgcaaattttgaaaaatttttggggttcatcaaagagaacgcggcaaggtgttcagtgcgcagacgatcgcctatttgattcaccagaatgtcacagcattcctttgcagacaaaatcaaacgctgcgttgtttgcccgcggcgtaaagaagcactccatgtgtcgtcgtattttattgtttcccggatacgagatacagcatcgcagaggtctgaaatacacgactgcacagacgctccatccattagccttgactgcaatgcgccgtataatacatccacgtgatagaatattgtggagaaaaaagcaagaaaaaatgaaaactcaccatcttctagcagacgctttagacctgccgcctccctcacagagcgttcgtcccaaaccggagagctctgaatgccattgaaacactcaatgagctcagacctaattttggacacgccctgcaccacgcgtgattggaagttccaacgtgttggtgcacaagctgggagacggcggctacatatctggcgaaggaggtcagagcgcttcggagaaacggaaaaaaatgaagaaaaccccgaaacatttgcaaaaaatatacggacgagaggggtatcaagacacatatttttaataacgaggttaaattggtgtgcataacaatgtaaaaaatgcgcatgaggaaaatcttcttttatataaacttgaacaccatgtttcgacccactcgtgactgccgcgccgtcataagtttgagctatcgattttgacttcgcgttgtaaggctgtaacacttctttcagtacagccgatatcccgcaagccgtgcgatcaacgattggtacaaagctgtgaaatctctcagtaggtttaccatctttcacaaaccgaaaaatcacagccagttgggaaacgcacgtgatgtcagttgtctcgtcagactgaatcgaaaggaactggcaattctcaatttccagagccaaatgttgtaaataaattttatacattgagtcgagcaaatcattttggatatccttagatgtccctttcgaaacagttgcggcatcaagatgatctctcaatactgtatctagggatgcggtgtattccaccatatccaaaaatacccctctattagaagagccagcccgttcatcgtgcccacggagggacagctcgtgacaatcaatgaacttcaaaacatctatcaatcgaccgagaacatggcggtttttctcgacgttttggttgtgccgacgaatagaaaccgcgcgtccttcatccaactgtgctctaatattaacatttccgaatgttcggtattttactgcattgtccagatgctccatagaagattgatgatccctggcacgctcggaaagatgtttaagatctctaaaaccaaatttacaccaacgtgagtcacgggcggtagcaaaaagtaggcaataaaaacaaaaaagtgcatttttgtcctcgctgtaacacaaccattcgtgttttttatagcaagtttctgcgcagaatgtacgccgacgctttcctccgtcatgggattgttccagtgaacaatttgtggttgataaggcccaagacgttgtacctctaatttttgttccagcggcagctgcgaaaacggagtgcgaagtagtgcatcaaccttattcattatgaggtctaaggctaagaaatgcgaagccggaaagaagtgaggagctcaaaaggaatatggaaaatcgaaagcaaatggactacaggtctctaactgattcaaatagcgaaacaagcgacaaaaacgaaggcgaggaaactatcaactcttcaagcaaccaacgaacgagaaggaatgcgtgaatatgtcaacacgttgttgtaagaaacgtcggcattgtgtcgtcataatttcggggctagccccgatcggccccgatggtttagtaaaagaaacagaaaacaaacgagacaaacgcggcgagtggaagataaaagagagaatacgatatacaatgagcaaccggggcaaaatcggcgtcgccccgtcgacgttcggcgaaggctttgcgagcgaaaaatgaaccatgtcgggagaatatggccagtgtagacagtctgtgcaaccgatattcaggtatttttcgaatattttttattataccgaaaaaacaaccggggcattgtcccggttggccctattgacgcgccgccactgtattACAGTATACCGCAGAACATTTTTGGTACGATCACTGAAGTCTATTTATGATCATCCGTATCCGCACATTAGAACATAGAAGTTAGTTGTCTCATTGCCTAAGCCCTAAAGCATAGAGTATTGCTCGATATAAACAGTCTTAGTATATATCCGAAACAAACAAAGAGACAATACAAAACGGACGAACCCTCATTTGAATTCAAGGCTTAGTAACATTTGGCATTTCTACCATACCATTGCGGATGAATATTAAACAAATTAATTAGCTGTATAAGACTCGTTAGAATACTCACAACTCgtcagttttgaaaaaaataaataaataatctgtATCATTTATTTAAACCGAAGATTTGAGAAGTACAAGTTCGGGAATTTAAGAAGTACAAGGGATTgcgatatgaaaaaaaaaaagatttttttttcagcaaatttCGATTCACTTCTGACAGAAGGTTTACAACACCTTCCTTCGTTCGATGTTTCTGATTTGTGTGTGCTTCACTGTCACCGTGAAATCGTCACCGAGGAGAAACTTAATCGATTTGTGTCGAGCATAGTTGGCGGGAAGCGAAGGATGGACTTTTAATCGGGgcgatgtattttacttattcaaattacgttgttaatatttgttgtttcaaataaaaagttgtttattaaaatggattttgtattcacaaaaagCCAGCTGAGTTGTTGAATCAGTTTGCTTATTGATAAACTGTTGTTATTCGCGCTTGAAGAAAGGGTGTCttaaacccaatataatttctaaaattttcaaatttgccctcccccccccccccaattttgggctggctacgccactggtaTTGCGTATGTCAGAAACCaccaaaaaaaacaataatagtCCTGAATGACGTGCTGAATCCTTTTTTTCTCATCACCCTTATCAGGCCTCGTGCTCCCCACGAATTTCAGACTTCAAATAATGATTGGTATGGTGGTAAGCTCATAATGAACAAAATGTCGAGGAATGTAATTGTACATATGATTTCACACCTATCCCAAACAACTCCAAAAGAGTGTTCAGTCCACATATAAAAGCAATcttcaaaattatgaaaaaatttattttcaatacataaaatacaagaaaaaaagtTAGTCTACGTTCACGTCTGTCGAAAAGTTCCATGGTGGTTTATATTTGTATCCGCCTGCATGAAAATATCAACAATTGTTTCacttgtttttttaaatagtaataGAATGGTTTTTGAGTTCATCTCATTTCatcatatatttgtttttactgCCAAGCCATCTCCACTATATTTACCACAAAATCCAATATCTGCATCCCACAAAACTGTAGTACTAAACGAAATTCAATACTTATCCAGAAATATAACCAACCATAGTGGAAgatatttaaaatatgatatatgaTATAGAATACATAGGAATAAAGTTATCTTTTAAATCGAATGTGCATCAGGCTAATAAttctattcaattttaatttgaatagtAATTACCATCTTCACTTTGTTCCTTTAACTTATCCGCCTTACGTTTGTTGCCAAAGTATGGGATTTGTCTTGGTAGAAATTCCATGCGATTGACGAATGGTTTtcctaataaaatatttataattgatcagttttcataaacaacgtcaaaaaataataaaattatcattgaaagaaacattgaaatgaaattttagcGAACAAAACCCCTATCTGAGTTTTAAACAGGCGAGCATCTACTTAAAATAACTAAACGgtattaatttcatttataGAGCGAATCATTAATAAGTACATAATTGATACATGGGATTGAATAACATGTGCCTCATCATACCTTTCTGTCTTTTGACAGGCATGCCAAGTCTCGTCTCCAAGTTTGAACTTATTCCATAATGACCTGAATaatattatcttaaatatttatttgtgtttaaCTATCCATTACGAAGAAATAATATCTAAACCAAATCTGGGTAACAATTCACAAGAAGTGTTTTATATACTTGGTCGTCCACACTAAATAACTACtgatatacataaaaaaaagcTCTCCATGCATCATACGAATTGATCGTATCACTGAAATACAATTAACAAGTTGGTCTGTGGACATTTTATCGTATGTATTACATTTTACTGTAGCCGATTAAAACCTTTCCGTCTAACATCCAATTGTAAGAAAATATGTATAACAATTGGCATGTTTGCTAGAGGACATAAACAAAATCAAACCGTTTGTCCAATTTCTTTTGTAGAAATCCAATTTTCTGTTTAATCTTGGTAGTTTTGTCACGTATGGCTAAAAATGAAGCCAAAATTAGAAAAGAACTATCTACACAAGCCCACATTattttatatgacatatattcGTTCACTAAATCGCAACAAGTAAGTAATCGCAATAagacatttaaatatttttatgttcataACAGTAACTTTGAAACTCAAACTTAATCTTATATGTatagtataaaaaaataaaaccagtAGCCAACTTCTTACCAAATGAACTTTTTATAGTTTCAATGATCTTCTGGTGTACCGGCtcaaataagtaaaaataaaaatacccaAAAACTTCTTTACCTCGAACGTAGATTTTTGCCTTTTTGGTTTTGTTTTTTCTAATGCAGTAAGAAAAAAATCCCAAAGTGGAGGGCTTTCCTCGTTCGCGGAACAGTCTAAAATTAAAATGAGCTTTTTAGCTTTTTtcgtttaaaattaatttatcatgTGTTTTTTCTGCGTGTAATTTTAAGTACAGTATTTGAATTTGGAAAGCTAACTCACAAGGAAAAGTTCTTAAATTGTTTCATAAAAGCATCATAAATTACCAATTTCTATTTCCTCCATTATTTCTTCATCTTCCTCATTTTCCCCGTCCTCTTTTGGCATCATGGCTTCATCCCGACTGCCGTAGTCCTGTTCTGTTATTTGCATGCGATTGTTGAATTTGTctgaatacaataaataaaatgagagTTCTAATTTATGCTACAGTCACGTAACTATACTTATTACGCTACTATATTAATAAGAATAAATGTGTATggttaattaaaatatacttGTTATACAGGAAACATTACGTATATACCTTTATATCGCTTAATAACTGGCATTCCAGGACTTGGCTTTTGTTTCTCAGGCTCGTGGTGCGCTGAAATTATAACCAAGTATAAGCTTCTATTGCTTCTATGTTATATTATTCCTAGTGTTGTAATAATATTTCTGCATCAGATGTAAGTGCAATCATTTCATATCATAAAGTAGTTTCCTGAAGTCTTCAACCTTCCTCATTAAtaagaaaacaaaatgaatatttgaacCAACCCCATTTATTTTTTCCTCTTCGAAAATACCATTCCTCATTTGAGTGCATtccttttttctgaaaaataatatgGGATTTTGGAAACTATctcaaaaaatggaaataagAAAAATCCTAATCATTTCTATACCTCGGCCATAGCTCCTTGTTTGTTCTTCATTGAATTTCTTCTAATCGGAGCAAAAGGAAAATTCCGAAGTCGAAGAATTACATCGTTTGTAGAacaatctgaaaataaaattaatatctagttttcattcattttaatcAACTTATCAAGCGAATCAGATTGTCTAATTCTAAAGAGCTTGAATTTTTCAAGCAAACCTACggtatgaaaaataaaaaagt containing:
- the LOC120334231 gene encoding LOW QUALITY PROTEIN: ficolin-2-like (The sequence of the model RefSeq protein was modified relative to this genomic sequence to represent the inferred CDS: substituted 1 base at 1 genomic stop codon) — translated: MVIFQRRTSGSTEFYRNWNEYVNGFGNKADEYWLGLENLHHLTRYNDYELRIDLEDWEGNKKYAKYSNFKVGGPKTKYTLAVGGYTGDAGDSLSGHNGRRFTTKDQDNDSYSGNCAVSFKGAXWYSGCHSSNLNGHFFKGGVHKSYADGVEWSPWKGQYYSFKVTEMKIRPI